From the Trifolium pratense cultivar HEN17-A07 linkage group LG4, ARS_RC_1.1, whole genome shotgun sequence genome, the window TTCACGCAACCATAGTACTGATGTGAATCTAGACTATTTGACTTCATATTTAAGAACCTTTTTTtgcaaaatcaaaatatgagATATTGTGCTTTGGTTACATTACATCAATACATAATCCTTAATTCATCTTTTttgttaacttttttatttgctAGTTTCTAGTTTACATTGTAAGCAAAAAAATATGTTCCTCTCTTTTGCTTGAgcacaattttataaatatttcaattttcagcAAGAAGTTATGTATGATATGACACTTTCAAATATGCTTCCATTTGTTGTTTGCAAAGAAGGAATATTCTATTATATGAGATTTTATATTGACTTATTTACATGGTTGATCTGAAGAACAATGATTTTCTATTTCTAAATGATAACAGATATTGAGTTGATTTTATTCTTCTTGTTGTAAAGCAATAATGTCCCTACTCCCCCCGGGTAGATTACAAAGCAATCAATAGAAAATTCATACTAATTTTCCACCTACCTTGacaaattacatttttttattttgatagaatATAAATTACATATGTAGATCTTAACACAAAGATATATCATAAAAGATTATATGCATAATAGTAACTGTAACACTGAAGAAGTAAAATCAGAAATACTAGTCCTGTTTACATGGCCCTCAAAATACAGACTTGTGTTACTGACTTTCAATGGGATATAAGAACCATAGCCATGAAAACCATTAAAAATCAGAAGAGAGaacataacttttttatttttgctttggACTGGCCAAGGCCCATGCTCGCTGACACGCTCGGCTCAAACCTGAACAGCCCACGTCGGTGGTCCAACTTCCAAACGGACTGCAATGGGCACGAGTAAATGGCGCTCGTAACATCCACCACATGAATCAATGCCTTAAATACTAATCAAAGCATTTAAGACATTgattctctctatctctctctccaTTGATGAGGATCTCGTGACCTCCGCACTTCCATCAATGGTAACAACTCTGCACTaggcctatatatatatatactccttcACCTGAAATATTCAGGTATGCTATTTTACAACCTTCGCCTCTCACTTCACATAACTTACTAACTTAAGTGTGAGAGTATTTGCAAGTACCTGTATCCCAAGTTTGATTACAACCGCATAGATGAGACGTGTTTGACGCTCGCCACTTCAAATTAAAAtctactattatttttatttttaaaaatcaacctctttaattttttaaagacCTGTACATACTAACATACCTACGCAACAAAATACCACAAAGACTTTTATTTACAAGTTTGAAGACGAGATGAGGGCTTTGACCTATAATGAAATTTTTCACACTTTTTGAGTGTTTTAGTAAGAAATGataactaaatatttttttagtttgagaatattataataataatattatttgatgacggatcgtcacactctctaattcAGGCccattttagcaacattaaatgctttttagtaggtttttaacaataaatataagagaaatctaatcataagcttgattacttgttttgcaagaaaacaggaaaaattgcaggaaattgctgagtttcactacgctgggggcgtagcccatcacgcgccgcgtgatggagatcacagagagccaagttttcactttgatcacgcgcggcgtgatacctgaccacgcgcggcgtgaagctttgctcaggaattggattgctctctgacttgatcacgcgcggcgtaacacttgatcacgcgcggcgtgaagatggcagagttgaagatcagaggCCTCTGagttgatcacgcgccgcgtgataccgttacacgTGCGGCGGCGTTGaagaaattgcaaccacgcgcggcgtgatggatctggcgcgcggcgtggttgcgttcagtatatatggtttctgcataattctgttaaagggttggaaaattctgcaatattCATCCATTCTCTAattttggaagcatcaagatccagatcaaggacttcaaaggatagctccgagcacctcaatagcatggatcatcaagccatgaagttgaagcgaggacgcgaacgaagcaacatgaggagctaagcttcttttggaggtaggatctaggatagtctaggatgtagatgaatcatgtgtaatctgctatatgtaagAATTTACTCTGTTCAAGGTGTTGATTCAATGCAATTctatgtttaatgctttataatccttcattagtgttgtaatgatttcgagttaagtcacgtgcgagagtattgatttaatttctgaactgaattgcattgagcactcgagtgtttccggtcgagagattgagacatagagtgtagcgaacgatcgacgcgctttcatatcattcgttgtaggtagcttccgcccgagagatcgggggagtatcgacaacgaatagagtggattttgacaagagattgcgattcactaatttgttgatctagttgtgagcacttgattcctatgatatagtagattgcatgtggtttagctatagactaggtgattccgatgattctacctcactTTTTCATCATatcaaagcacattttctaacaattcatcactcaacatacccctaatttatgtgtatttcttgcataatgttcatgaacactattagactagtttaatcacacaatccctgtggatcgatatttttattactacgtggtaattcgttcacttgcgaaaattatccatcattattaaatttaaaaaattcatataaatacTCCAAAACTCTCCCCtcacaaaaaaaagaagaggattTTGTATTGCGAAGAAAAATGAATCGCCCCAAAACTCTCCCCTCCATACTCGCAAATAAATCCTAAGGTTAACGTGTTTACTGTTTATTATAGACAAATCCTTTTTTGATACAAAGTGTTGGTATTAATGAAGAGTAGCGATTTTTCATGTTTTGTCTTAGAGATTTCAATTGCAGCAAGTGTTATTGTATTGTGTGGTTTTTGCAGAACTCTAATGCTTGGAGCATAATTTGAGATTCACAAGAAATttccaaaacaaaggttcttaAATTACTTACTTTGAGGTAGTATTGTTTGTAACTTGCATTCCGTTATTTTCAATAGGTTCAAGATGCTTCTAGTGCCCTTGCCGAATGAAGAATACTTCATGAGGTGTTGCCAGGCTACAAGGGCTTACCAAAGGATTCAACATTTATACTACACTACACTGCAGGTATGATTACATACTCAAGTTGCAATTTAACTCCCTTATTTAAGCACATTGTATTTTTTAGGGTGAAAAATAATACTACTGTATATTTTATCATGCACAAATCCTTatataatcattcaaaaatgataatTGTTTTACTCCATTAGTCTTACAATTGAGAATAGACCAACAACCATATCTAAGGAATAAATAGAGAAGTGAGCTATCTAAAAAAATGACTCTCCAGTGGAGACATTTGCGAGTTGATTGTTGTACCTTGATTAGCTTCACATGAAATTCTATCTAGCATCATCGATGTTGTAGTTTCAGATTCATCAACCCTACCAATAGACATGTCATCCACTTCAATCAGTGTAGACATACAAGGTATATGTTGAACATTAGGCAATTGAACACTGCTATCGTCATGTGGTTCTATCTGAAGTTGTAACGCATATTCCAAGTCCCACAACACATCAACCATCGTTGGCCTATCGCAACTATAATCCTGTAAGCATTTTTCCACCGTCTCACTAAATATTCTAAGTgagttttgattaatttgtCTCGTGATGGAAGGATCGATGATCTCTTCAAGTGTCCCTTTGTCTTTGCAAAGCAATCCCCACTCAGCCAAATTGACTTGTTCCCTTGGACAAGATAGGTCGATAGCTGGTCTTGCACACAACACTTCAAGTAGAACCACCCCAAAAGAATATACATCAGATTTTTCTGTAAGATGTTGTGTTCTAAAGTAATCAGGATCAAGATACCCAAAAGTTCCTTTAACACATGTGCTGACATAAGAATCTTGATCAAGAGGACCTGTCCTTGAAAGACCAAAATCAGCAACTTTAGCTACAAGATTCTCATCAAGCAATATATTGGTGGATTTCACATCACGGTGAATGATTCCACCAGCTACTCCTTTGTGAAGGTAATGAAGACCTTTAGCAGCACCAATACAAATATCAAGTCGTTGCTTCCATGTCAAGCAAGGCAAATTTGTATTGTACAAATTGTCTCTAAGTGTCCCCTTTTCCATGTACTCATAAACAAGTATCATCTCATCTCTttcatcacaataccctattaAGGAAACAAGGTGTATGTGACGAATCTTGGACAACACCATTATCTCAGTTCGAAATTCAGGAAATCCTTGATCGGACCCTGTTACACTTCTTTTCACTGCAACACTCATTCCATTCTTGAGAACTCCCTTATAAACATTTCCAAAACCACCAACTCCAATTATCTTCTTCACATCAAAATTCTCTGTTGCGAATTGAAGATCAAGCAAGGAGATTTTCAGGCCAAGGTTTAAGTTAGGTAAAGATGAGCCTTGAGTTATTTTGCCATAATGTAATCTGCTATAAGAAATTCCTTCTGCAGTAGTTGGAATCTTCAACAAATCTGAATTCTCAACAGGCTTTTGTTTCCTGATTTTAATAATCCAAAGAAACAAAACCATCACAACAGAAATCAAAACTAAACCTCCAACGACCGAACCCACCACCACAGGAAGACTAATATTCTTCTTGGATTCGGAATCCAAACCATCTAAGGGAATTGAACCAGACAATTCAATCACTTTCATCAGTTCTAGCCCGTTTAAAAAGGCGTTTGGTATAGCAGATGTTATACTAGGTACCACACTAACATTCAATAGTCCAGTGCCATCAGAATGAACCacaaaatcataataataagGAGAAGACACATCTGGGTCATTATTTACGTTTGAAGTAACAAGATTGTCATAAATGATGAGATCAAAGTCTGTAAGTGGATTAAAAATGTCACAAAAGTGAAGCCTAATGAAATGATCTGTATTCTTCTCCACAGGAACACTCCAACTTATATTGTTAGAACCGTTAAGAGTCTCTTTTGCAGTTTGATAAACAACATCTGGAGCAGTATATTTATTTGAATATAGACCATCAGATTCATCGTCTGGATAGCGTTTAAGTGTACCTCCAAAAAAGGGACTATCCTTAGCATTTTGTGGATCAGTTATATAGCTGTCATCTGGTAACCATTCTCTCGATAAGTTATCGGTTTGTCTAGTGACGTTTTCGCCCCCGACGTTAAGACGGTGTTTGGTTTCCAAAGCTCGTGAGAGGAAATTGTCACTATAAGTAGATAAGCCTCTACCAGTAGAACCAGTGTAAGTGAAACGCGCGACTGAATCGGGGATCAAATGAGTTGGGAGCATAAAGAGTTCTATGGCATTAACAAACGCGAATGATGAATTTTGAGGTGTGAAAGTGATTTTGAATCTTTTTCTGATGATTTTAACGAAATACTCTTTTATTAAGCCAGGGTTTGTGGTGTTTTTTGCATCGAAGTTTTGTAAGAGAGGGAAACCTGGAACGGAAACGTTGAATTTTGCAGTGTAAAGGTTAACCGGTGAAGAGAATGAATAGAAATGGAAACGTACCATGTAGGTGTTGTTTGGGACGGTAGTGAATTCGTAGGAAGATTCAGCATGGAAAATTCTTGCAGTTTGGTAGAGAGGGGAAGACACTGATAGTTGATCGGTTTCTGTGTAGCTATTTTTGCTGCTGAAACTTTTTTTAGGGTAATTACGGTTTGATTCACCAATATAgagatttttattttcattaactTCGATATCTGACCCGCAGTTTATGAAGTATATGCCTTTAGGATCATATGCGAGTGAGGGGAAGTGTAGTGAtgagaattgaagaagaaaagcaGCAAGTAGAAAGATACAGTGCTGAATTGCCATGGAGAGAGAAGGAAATTGTGTTTGTTTGATGAATTATTTAAGATAAGGTGATGATATTGATGAATGCAATTCATATAAATTAGGGagggaagaagagaagagaagctGGGAAGGAAGCAATGAAGAAGAGTTAATTAGATAAGTGGAAGACTTGAGCTGTGGACTGTGTTTAAGTCCTCAACTTTGAATTTTCTTCTtccttgtttgtttgtttctttgttttattttattttttattttttttgacaaacaatttgttttatttgaatatttgaaAGTTGGTTTATCAACTGCTGGAACTATTTGAATCACatgaaacaaatgaaaattCTCTGTACGTTAAAACGTGATTGGTTGGTTTGGAGTTTAGACGcacttattataattattatttatctaTTCAAATGCTGTGGAGAATGAATTAAGAATCTGCTAATAATGCAACCAAATTTGAAAAGGCACTGAAGTCCAAATATCACTCTGGGGGCTTGCTGCGGACACGCCATGATTTTTCAATACATAACAGACCTATTATCATTAAGTACACACCAACCATACATACCTATACAACAAAATACCACTAAGTGAACAAAACGATTACCCTTGCAAGTAAATACTGCCTCTAGattgaatataagcaaaaaaaatacatgtattTGGTGTCGCTGGTTAACATGTACCATGCATAATACCACACACAAAATCAGGATATGGAGTAGCGTCGAACCTTGTCTTGTTTTAGGCGATCTTTCATTGGTGTTATGCAAGGAATAGCACGCGAAAAAGGAGAAAGACGGCCAAGTTTTCTGGAAACTAGGTTTAGGAATGATTTTCTAGGCAAAGGAGGCTTGTCAGCTGAAGGTGAACTGGTGAAGAAACATTTAATTGACTACCAACACCGTATTCAACTGTACATTTTTCaatctcttttattttcattttaagttTCACTATCTCTAATATCAGCTCTTCATTTTCTCTTCTAAATTTCGAAACCTCATTAGAAGCTGGATAAAGCTCGTATGAGTATACATTCCTCTTGTCAGGTGTCGAAGGCGATTCTGAACTTACACTGCCAGTGCCATCCATGTTGTCGCGCTGACGTTGCTGTTCATAATAGAGAACTTGAGCCACATTTTGTGCAGGAAGCCTGTTGTTTTGTGCAGCGTGCGCTCGCGCCTCTCACACCTCTCGCAATAGCTTCTGGCAATCCATTATGCTGCAAACTTTCTTTCTGTCCGTGTCACTTAGAAATGGATGAGCCTGAGAATTTTGAATTCTAACTTTATAAGCAATCAGCATTGGTTGTAATAAGAGTTTTATATGAGAATAATTCTAAAGTTAAAGTCGTTGATTTGTTATGTAGCAAATAAACTTTGATTAAACCAAAATCAAAGCCAGCTCAAATGTCATACATGAAAGTATGTCAGCCAACACACGTTAACGTCAGGAACCAAACATAATGGTTTTCGACATTGTAAGgataaaatccaaacaaaataacttagggggactaaaattaaaaaatatatatttgcagGACCAAAggtttatttaaatttaaaaagtaatagTTGATGTTATCTAGGACATTAAAACACTTCAAAGGAAAGAAAGTACAATAGGAGTAAATAAATGGTCATTTTAGTCATCAAATGTGTCAGGTGCTCTTACTAAATTAactaaaattgcaaaaatattcttgaatgtcTCACTTGTTAGTTAGTTTGGTCATTGAATCTGTTTTTCGTTAGTAAATTTGGTCCTTGAATGTGTCTTCCATTATTCAGTTCGGTTATCAAATTACAAACAAATTATAGTGATGCATTTGGTAATTTAAGAGCAGTATCATGACTCCAGAAACAAACTCTTTCTCATTCtcacaacaaaccttatgggaCCCGAACTTCCCATGATGTTAATAGTTACGAAGAACTTATTGTTTCTCTATGTTTTCTGGTATCCTCTGTTCTTGTTCTTCTCAAAAACCATCTTTTTCATTATGCtgtgtcttttttcttttattcaaaTCTAACAGTGACCCAAATGAAACAAAACCAAAAGATTGCTACTTTGGTTGTGGAAAAGGAACAATGATGCATCAACTTCAAGAGAGGGAAGAATGTTTCAGCCTAGCTGAAGATGGTTGTGGCTTAAAGCAATTCAATATGTTTCAATGGCTGTATAGCTCTATTGAGAAGGAGAATTTCCGTGGGTGTATCAAATCAAATCCTATGGAACAATACGTCTGTCGGTATAGGTTTTATGTCATATTCTCACTAATTGCATTTAGGGAGGAAGAAAAACACTGCGATTGATCttgtcacgaatatcgaggtctaactcatccttacaaaaccggcttgtaaggtgaggattgcctcctctttataaactcttctcaagagtcctatctatccgatgtgggactaaatcccaccgagtgttggccgctaacagATCTTTGTGCCTTGATTTGTTTCACATGAAATTCTATCTAACATCATCGATGTTGTAGTTTCAGATTCATCAAACCTCCCAATAGACGTGCCATCCACTTCAATCAGTGTAGACGGAGAAGGTAAATGTTGAACATTAGGCAATTGAAGTGATACAAAAGCACTACTATCGTAATGTGGTTCTATCTGAATTTGCAAAGCATATTCCAAGTCCCGCAACACATCAACCATCGTTGGCCTATCACAACCATCATCCTGTAAACATTTTTCCACAGTCTCACTAAATATTCTAAGTGAGATGTTGTGTTCTAAAGAATAAACATCCGATTTTTCTGTAAGATGTTGTGTTCTAAACTAATCGGGATCAAGATACCCAAAAGTTCCTTTAACACATGTGCTTACATAGGAATCTTGATCAAGAGGACCTGTCCTTGAAAGACCAAAATCAGCAACTTTAGCTACAAGATTCTCATCAAGAAATATATTGGTGGATTTCACATCACGGTGAATGATTCCACCAGCTACTCCTTTGTGAAGGTAATGAAGACCTTTAGCAGCCCCAATACAAATATCAAGTCGTTGCTTCCATGTCAAGCAAGGCAAATTTGTATTGTACAAATTGTCTCTAAGTGTCCCCTTTTCCATGTACTCATAAACAAGTATCATCTCATCTCTttcatcacaataccctattaAGGAAACAAGGTGTATGTGACGAATCTTGGACAACACCATTATCTCAGTTTGAAATTCAGGAAATCCTTGATCAGACCCTGTTACACTTCTTTTCACTGCAACACTCATTCCATTCTTGAGAACTCCCTTATAAACATTTCCAAAACCACCAACTCCAATTATCTTCTTCACATCAAAATTCTCTGTTGCGAAATGAAGATCAAGCAAGGAGATTTTCAGGCCATGGTTTAAGTTAGGTAAAGATGAGCCTTGAGTTATTTTTCCATAATGTAATCTGCTATAAGAAGTTCCTTCTGCAGTAGTTGGAATCTTCAACAAATCTGAATTCTCAACAGGCTTTTGTTTCCTGATTTTAATAATCCAAAGAAACAAAACCATCACAACTAAACCTCCAACGACTGAACCTACCACCACATGAAGACTATTCTTCTTGTATTCGGAATCCAAATCATCTAAGGGGATTGAACCCGACAATTCAATGACTTTCATTAGTTCTAGCCGGTTTAAACATGCCTCCCAGGGACGGAGCCACGTTGGTCACAATGGGGGCTCATGCCTGCACTATTTTTTAGAAGCAAATTTTTCTAGTAGTATACTACTACTATTTGATATTGCACACCCAAGAGAAATTGTATAAGCTGCTCCATTAATCCACTTACATAGTATAATTAGTTGTTACATTATCATCTTTGAATGTATCAAAATGGTAAACatattcataaatatttttattattagttattttgatCATCAAGACTGTTTTTATGTAATTCATTTAGTCATCAAATGTAGTTTTTATTGATCAGTTTAATccataaaattactaataatagGGACACTAAAGATATATTTGCAATTTCGATACATTTAGAATTTATAGTGGCAACGTCTCACACATTTTGAGACTAAAATGGTTGTTTgaccaaagaaaaaagaaacaaatcacACAAGTATAGTAACGATGATTGATATTACTTcctccaattttaaatataagcaaaatttaaattttatttgatctaGTGCCCCCTCTATTAAAAatttctggctccgtcactgaTGCCTCCGGTTTAAATTCATAGGAAGATTCAGAAT encodes:
- the LOC123919765 gene encoding probable receptor-like protein kinase At2g23200; the encoded protein is MAIQHCIFLLAAFLLQFSSLHFPSLAYDPKGIYFINCGSDIEVNENKNLYIGESNRNYPKKSFSSKNSYTETDQLSVSSPLYQTARIFHAESSYEFTTVPNNTYMVRFHFYSFSSPVNLYTAKFNVSVPGFPLLQNFDAKNTTNPGLIKEYFVKIIRKRFKITFTPQNSSFAFVNAIELFMLPTHLIPDSVARFTYTGSTGRGLSTYSDNFLSRALETKHRLNVGGENVTRQTDNLSREWLPDDSYITDPQNAKDSPFFGGTLKRYPDDESDGLYSNKYTAPDVVYQTAKETLNGSNNISWSVPVEKNTDHFIRLHFCDIFNPLTDFDLIIYDNLVTSNVNNDPDVSSPYYYDFVVHSDGTGLLNVSVVPSITSAIPNAFLNGLELMKVIELSGSIPLDGLDSESKKNISLPVVVGSVVGGLVLISVVMVLFLWIIKIRKQKPVENSDLLKIPTTAEGISYSRLHYGKITQGSSLPNLNLGLKISLLDLQFATENFDVKKIIGVGGFGNVYKGVLKNGMSVAVKRSVTGSDQGFPEFRTEIMVLSKIRHIHLVSLIGYCDERDEMILVYEYMEKGTLRDNLYNTNLPCLTWKQRLDICIGAAKGLHYLHKGVAGGIIHRDVKSTNILLDENLVAKVADFGLSRTGPLDQDSYVSTCVKGTFGYLDPDYFRTQHLTEKSDVYSFGVVLLEVLCARPAIDLSCPREQVNLAEWGLLCKDKGTLEEIIDPSITRQINQNSLRIFSETVEKCLQDYSCDRPTMVDVLWDLEYALQLQIEPHDDSSVQLPNVQHIPCMSTLIEVDDMSIGRVDESETTTSMMLDRISCEANQGTTINSQMSPLESHFFR